In a single window of the Arachis hypogaea cultivar Tifrunner chromosome 6, arahy.Tifrunner.gnm2.J5K5, whole genome shotgun sequence genome:
- the LOC112696501 gene encoding DNA-binding protein S1FA produces MADEDFDFTDKVPPSLDRAGNSASQGFNPGLIVLIVVFGLVLAFLIGNFVLYTYAQKNLPPRKKKPVSKKKMKRERLKQGVSAPGE; encoded by the exons ATGGCTGACGAGGACTTCGATTTCACCGATAAAGTTCCTCCGTCTCTCGATCGCGCG GGAAATTCTGCATCCCAAGGGTTCAACCCAGGCTTAATAGTTCTCATTGTTGTTTTTGGATTGGTGCTTGCGTTCCTCATTGGAAATTTTGTGCTCTACACATATGCACAGAAGAACCTCCCTCCGAGAAAAAAGAAGCCAGtgtcaaagaagaagatgaagagggagAGACTGAAACAAGGCGTCTCTGCACCTGGAGAATAA
- the LOC112696498 gene encoding cell number regulator 8, which produces MASEKQHNLEETSPLLHQQQPPKHSDNPKAGPPPPPPPHFPVDWTADGLPVGHSSVLGEPMGRTPWNSSLCACVGQNDHFCSSDLEVCLLGAVAPCVLYGSNVERLTSTPGTFANHCLPYSGMYVIGNSCFGWNCLAPWFSYPSRTAIRRKFNLEGSSEALNRSCGGCCGSFLEDEVQREQCETAFDLATHVFCHACALCQEGRELRRRLPHPGFNAQPVLVMIPPMEQSMGRGA; this is translated from the exons ATGGCGTCTGAAAAGCAACACAATCTTGAGGAGACAAGCCCCCTTCTCcaccaacaacaaccaccaaaACACAGCGATAATCCGAAAGCTGGCCCACCGCCGCCGCCACCTCCCCACTTCCCCGTCGACTGGACCGCAGATGGGCTTCCCGTGGGCCACAGCAGCGTCCTCGGTGAGCCCATGGGCCGCACCCCCTGGAACTCCAGCCTCTGCGCATGTGTAGGTCAAAACGACCATTTCTGCAGCAGCGATCTCGAAGTTT GCCTTCTTGGGGCTGTGGCTCCTTGTGTGCTGTATGGAAGCAATGTTGAGAGGCTTACATCTACTCCTGGGACATTCGCCAATCATTGCTTGCCGTATTCCGGTATGTATGTGATTGGGAATTCCTGCTTTGGTTGGAATTGCCTTGCACCGTGGTTCTCCTATCCTAGCCGTACTGCCATTCGTCGCAAGTTCAATTTAGAG GGAAGTTCTGAGGCACTTAATAGGTCATGTGGTGGCTGCTGTGGAAGCTTCTTGGAAGATGAAGTGCAGCGCGAACAGTGTGAAACAGCATTTGACTTGGCAACTCACGTCTTCTGTCATGCATGCGCTCTCTGTCAAGAGGGCCGTGAGCTCCGTCGCAGGTTGCCTCATCCGGGCTTTAATGCTCAACCGGTATTGGTTATGATTCCCCCAATGGAGCAGAGTATGGGACGTGGTGCTTAA
- the LOC140173646 gene encoding uncharacterized protein, which translates to MNLITPEEKNDGKEIAQWNKNLVDIFCALRVKSIEAGSKSSTHFDTKGNGTGLGWDSAKKTIDASEEWWARKLAVIPKDKKFRKEGIYPDFEATLDRMFQRTAATGENTWTLSSRIVPSSIEKDTQPEDNEDSNIEPESSEVKTQISQLRRTKERFQHSGETISRKFEEVLQAVYKMAIDIIQPKDRDFKEVPTKLRNDNRYWPHFKDAIGAIDGTHVPPVEKGQLMTQEYFYMQLMDVELEEEDGYGDEGEANEVEKVRDEFLGTMDMAMKVKQMELKKLEMNF; encoded by the exons ATGAATTTGATCACACCTGAAGAGAAAAATGATGGAAAAGAAATTGCACAATGGAACAAAAATCTAGTAGATATCTTTTGTGCTTTGCGTGTGAAAAGTATTGAAGCTGGTAGCAAATCGAGCACACATTTTGATACCAAAG GAAACGGGACTGGACTTGGATGGGATTCTGCTAAAAAGACAATTGATGCAAGTGAAGAGTGGTGGGCTAGAAAATTAGCG GTTATTCCAAaggataaaaaatttagaaaagaaggaATTTATCCAGATTTTGAGGCAACATTAGATAGGATGTTTCAAAGGACAGCTGCAACAGGAGAAAATACTTGGACTTTATCTTCCAGAATAGTTCCTTCTTCAATTGAGAAAGATACACAACCTGAAGATAATGAGGATTCTAATATAGAGCCTGAGTCCAGT GAGGTGAAAACTCAAATAAGTCAACTAAGGAGAACTAAGGAGCGGTTTCAACATTCCGGTGAAACAATAAGTCGAAAATTTGAAGAAGTGCTACAAGCTGTGTACAAAATGGCCATAGACATCATACAACCAAAGGATCGTGATTTTAAAGAAGTGCCTACAAAATTAAGGAATGATAATAGATATTGGCCTCATTTTAag GATGCAATTGGTGCTATAGATGGAACTCATGTGCCA CCAGTTGAGAAGGGACAGCTCATGACACAAGAGTACTTTTATATGCAATTG ATGGACGTTgagcttgaagaagaagatggataTGGCGATGAAGGTGAAGCAAACGAAGTTGAAAAAGTTAGAGATGAGTTTCTTGGAACTATGGATATGGCGATGAAGGTGAAGCAAATGGAGTTGAAAAAGTTAGAGATGAATTTCTAG